From one Paractinoplanes brasiliensis genomic stretch:
- a CDS encoding FxsB family cyclophane-forming radical SAM/SPASM peptide maturase produces the protein MDTPWRPLRHFVLKVHSRCDLACDHCYVYEHADQSWRGRPAAMAPETARAAAGRIAQHAARHGLTSVGVVLHGGEPLLLGPRRLRAVLEELRGTISRVCELDLRMQTNAVRLDEPACDLLLEFGVRVGVSLDGGRAENDRHRRYRNGASSHDRVRAALRRLREPRYRPLYAGLLCTVDAANDPIAVYEALLAEEPPRIDLLLPHATWDTPPPAPLGTWLTTFHNRWAADDRPVPVRLFDSIRSLGLGGPSQTEAVGVDTGDVVVVETDGAWEEPDSMKTTRPGGGATGLTVFDASADDVTELPAMRRRRAGLSALSATCRACSLVRQCGGGLTAHRWSRAAGFDNPSVYCDDLKELIIAINEHPGPVAGDLGALPADAFDGLGYGYGDAAAVALLAEAELAVNRALVAEVAGETAFGSRLLAELESQAPGVFDEVLRHPFVRSWAVSCLDGGRDCDPDWAAAIAAAVAVRAGLAAEVPVRAHGGRIHLPTVGFFAAPAAEVIVTAGPGSFTLRWPGGRTTVTAGGAARGWHEARWVTVDGVRILLEDADPYRDRLEHAATGHLDAAAAGGWSAALAGAWSALSLDAPDQLGGLRQGLRAIVPLAPAPDGTLRSATSRHAFGALGIAHTAAPELAVLLVHEFQHTKLGAVLDLIDLVPDDAGGDRLRVGWRPDPRPVEAALQGAYAHLAVADVWRRRADRNGDDQGRGLFRTYRDWTAAAIDALRSGDRLTPAGARFVGRMADTVNSWPG, from the coding sequence GTGGACACGCCGTGGCGCCCGCTGCGCCACTTCGTGCTGAAGGTCCACAGCCGCTGCGACCTGGCGTGTGATCACTGTTACGTCTACGAGCACGCCGACCAGTCGTGGCGGGGCCGGCCCGCGGCGATGGCGCCGGAGACTGCCCGGGCCGCGGCGGGCCGGATAGCGCAGCATGCCGCCCGGCACGGCCTGACCTCGGTCGGGGTGGTGCTGCACGGCGGTGAGCCGCTGCTGCTCGGGCCGCGGCGGCTGCGCGCTGTCCTCGAGGAGCTGCGCGGCACGATCTCGCGTGTCTGCGAGCTCGACCTGCGGATGCAGACCAACGCCGTACGCCTCGACGAGCCCGCCTGTGACCTGCTGCTCGAGTTCGGGGTGCGGGTCGGGGTGTCGCTGGACGGCGGCCGCGCCGAGAACGACCGTCACCGCCGCTACCGCAACGGCGCGTCCAGCCACGACCGGGTCCGGGCGGCGCTGCGACGGTTGCGTGAGCCGCGCTACCGCCCGCTCTACGCCGGGCTGCTGTGCACCGTCGACGCCGCCAACGACCCGATCGCCGTCTACGAGGCCCTGCTGGCCGAGGAGCCGCCCCGCATCGACCTGCTGCTGCCCCACGCCACCTGGGACACCCCGCCGCCCGCGCCCCTCGGCACGTGGCTGACCACGTTCCACAACCGCTGGGCGGCCGACGACAGGCCGGTTCCCGTACGCCTGTTCGACTCGATCCGTTCGCTGGGCCTCGGCGGCCCGTCCCAGACCGAGGCCGTGGGCGTCGACACCGGTGACGTGGTGGTGGTCGAGACCGACGGGGCGTGGGAGGAGCCCGACTCGATGAAGACGACCCGGCCCGGTGGCGGCGCGACCGGGCTGACCGTCTTCGACGCCTCGGCCGACGACGTGACCGAGCTGCCCGCGATGCGCCGCCGCCGGGCCGGGCTGTCCGCGCTGTCGGCCACCTGCCGGGCGTGCTCGCTGGTCCGGCAGTGCGGCGGCGGGCTCACCGCGCACCGCTGGTCGCGTGCCGCCGGCTTCGACAACCCCTCCGTGTACTGCGACGACCTGAAGGAGCTCATCATCGCGATCAACGAGCACCCCGGTCCGGTCGCGGGCGATCTCGGCGCGCTCCCGGCGGACGCCTTCGACGGTCTCGGTTACGGGTACGGCGACGCCGCGGCGGTGGCGCTGCTGGCCGAAGCCGAGCTGGCGGTCAACCGGGCCCTGGTGGCGGAGGTGGCGGGCGAGACCGCGTTCGGCAGCCGGTTGCTGGCCGAGCTGGAGAGTCAGGCGCCCGGCGTGTTCGACGAGGTGCTGCGGCACCCGTTCGTGAGGTCGTGGGCGGTCAGCTGCCTCGACGGCGGCCGCGACTGCGACCCGGACTGGGCGGCCGCGATCGCCGCCGCGGTGGCCGTGCGCGCCGGGCTGGCCGCCGAGGTGCCGGTGCGGGCCCACGGCGGGCGCATCCACCTGCCCACTGTCGGGTTCTTCGCGGCCCCGGCGGCCGAGGTGATCGTGACCGCCGGGCCGGGCTCGTTCACGCTGCGCTGGCCGGGCGGCCGCACAACGGTCACGGCCGGCGGCGCTGCGCGGGGGTGGCACGAGGCGCGGTGGGTGACCGTGGACGGCGTACGGATCCTGCTCGAGGACGCCGACCCGTACCGTGACCGCCTCGAGCACGCCGCCACCGGCCACCTGGACGCGGCGGCCGCCGGTGGATGGTCGGCGGCGCTGGCCGGCGCGTGGTCGGCGCTGAGCCTGGACGCGCCCGACCAGCTCGGCGGCCTGCGTCAGGGGCTGCGCGCGATCGTCCCCCTCGCCCCCGCGCCGGACGGCACGCTCCGCAGCGCCACGTCCCGGCACGCGTTCGGGGCGCTCGGCATCGCGCACACCGCAGCGCCGGAGCTGGCCGTGCTGCTGGTGCACGAGTTCCAGCACACCAAGCTGGGCGCCGTGCTCGACCTGATCGACCTGGTGCCCGACGACGCGGGCGGCGACCGGCTGCGCGTCGGCTGGCGACCCGACCCGCGCCCGGTCGAGGCGGCCCTGCAGGGGGCGTACGCGCATCTGGCCGTGGCCGACGTGTGGCGGCGCCGCGCCGACCGCAACGGCGACGACCAGGGCCGCGGGCTGTTCCGCACCTACCGCGACTGGACCGCCGCGGCCATCGACGCGCTTCGCTCGGGTGACCGGCTCACCCCGGCCGGCGCGCGCTTCGTGGGCCGCATGGCCGACACGGTGAACAGCTGGCCGGGTTGA
- a CDS encoding class I SAM-dependent methyltransferase encodes MSDEHAWDARYAESHRIWSGKPNVVLVREVSDLPAGRALDLGCGEGGDAIWLAQRGWQVTAVDISGVAVERARQHAAERGAGTIDFQKRDLAADFPEGQYDLVSAQFLHHWGPFDRESVLRRAAAAVAPGGVLLIEGHMDTGPVRRPEHDSMPPLPGPGEVVESLQLDDGWEVLLAEAHPREQVIDGVTHHRTDNTVKVRRRSGAGHGAGRGVQGTPEPLVSP; translated from the coding sequence ATGAGCGACGAACATGCGTGGGACGCCCGGTACGCCGAGAGCCACCGGATCTGGAGCGGCAAGCCGAACGTGGTGCTGGTGCGCGAGGTGAGCGATCTGCCCGCCGGCCGTGCGCTCGATCTGGGGTGCGGCGAGGGCGGCGACGCGATCTGGCTGGCCCAGCGCGGCTGGCAGGTCACCGCGGTGGACATCTCCGGGGTGGCCGTCGAGCGGGCCAGGCAGCACGCCGCCGAGCGGGGCGCCGGCACGATCGACTTCCAGAAGCGGGACCTGGCCGCCGACTTCCCGGAAGGCCAATACGACCTGGTCAGCGCTCAGTTCCTGCACCACTGGGGCCCGTTCGACCGCGAGTCCGTCCTGCGCCGGGCGGCCGCCGCCGTGGCGCCGGGTGGGGTGCTGCTGATCGAGGGGCACATGGACACCGGGCCGGTGCGCCGCCCCGAGCACGACAGCATGCCGCCGCTTCCCGGCCCCGGTGAGGTGGTCGAGAGCCTCCAGCTGGACGACGGGTGGGAGGTGCTGCTGGCCGAGGCGCACCCGCGCGAGCAGGTCATCGACGGGGTGACCCACCACCGCACCGACAACACGGTCAAGGTCCGCCGCCGGTCAGGAGCCGGTCATGGTGCCGGCCGAGGTGTGCAAGGAACGCCGGAGCCGCTGGTCAGTCCGTGA
- a CDS encoding MerR family transcriptional regulator, whose amino-acid sequence MHEQPLEHEGPLVGEDGSVGYRGVTACQAVGISYRQLDYWARTTLVVPSIRDASGSGTQRLYSFRDLVVLKVVKRLLDAGVSLQNIRRAIETLRSRGVDDLAGITLISDGTTVYECRSPEEVVDLLQGGQGVFGIAIGGAFKEIQGSLTNLPAEPAGGPIPVGSDPAPSAGDELAARRARKRAG is encoded by the coding sequence GTGCACGAGCAGCCCCTTGAACATGAGGGTCCCCTCGTCGGCGAGGACGGCTCGGTCGGTTATCGCGGGGTGACGGCGTGCCAGGCGGTCGGCATCAGTTACCGCCAGCTCGACTACTGGGCGCGGACGACGCTCGTGGTGCCGAGCATCCGCGACGCGTCCGGCTCCGGCACGCAGCGGCTCTACTCGTTCCGTGACCTGGTCGTTCTCAAGGTCGTCAAGCGTCTGCTGGACGCCGGGGTGTCGTTGCAGAACATCCGCCGGGCCATCGAGACCTTACGTTCGCGCGGCGTCGACGATCTGGCCGGCATCACGCTGATCTCCGACGGCACCACGGTTTACGAGTGCCGCTCGCCGGAGGAAGTGGTCGACCTGTTGCAGGGCGGCCAGGGTGTGTTCGGCATCGCCATCGGCGGCGCCTTCAAAGAGATCCAGGGCTCGCTGACCAACCTGCCGGCCGAGCCGGCGGGTGGCCCCATCCCGGTCGGTTCCGACCCGGCGCCGTCGGCGGGCGACGAGCTCGCTGCCCGCCGGGCCCGCAAACGCGCCGGCTGA
- a CDS encoding bifunctional nuclease family protein, with product MRELSVVGVRVELPSNQPIVLLREVDGDRYLPIWIGAVEATAIAYEQQGVKPARPLTHDLLRDILAALEAPLTAVEITELKDNVFYADLLIGEEGVRVSARPSDSIALALRVGAPIRCADQVLTEAGIVIPDEQEDEVEKFREFLDQVRPEDFAG from the coding sequence GTGCGCGAGCTGAGCGTGGTCGGAGTCCGGGTGGAGCTGCCGAGCAACCAGCCGATCGTCCTGCTGCGAGAAGTCGACGGTGATCGGTATCTGCCGATCTGGATCGGGGCGGTCGAGGCGACCGCGATCGCGTACGAGCAGCAGGGTGTCAAGCCCGCTCGTCCGCTCACCCACGATCTGCTGCGGGACATCCTGGCCGCCCTCGAGGCGCCGCTGACCGCTGTCGAGATCACCGAGCTGAAGGACAACGTCTTCTATGCCGATCTGCTGATCGGTGAGGAGGGGGTGCGGGTCTCGGCCCGGCCCAGCGACTCGATCGCGCTGGCCCTGCGGGTGGGCGCGCCGATCCGCTGCGCCGATCAGGTGCTCACCGAGGCCGGCATCGTGATCCCCGACGAGCAGGAGGACGAGGTCGAGAAGTTCCGCGAGTTCCTCGACCAGGTCCGTCCCGAGGATTTCGCGGGCTGA
- the ftsR gene encoding transcriptional regulator FtsR, translating to MSIGEVLAHLRTEFPDTTISKLRFLEAEGLVDPQRTASGYRKYSWNDVARLRFVLTAQRDQYLPLRVIREQLDRMEAEEPVAPSRPALVAVGGEKAADPSDTRVPREDVMERTGASAELLDELERMGLVTARPPGWYDGDAVIIVEAVVGLTKFGLELRHLRGFRAASDREVGLFTQLLAPLVRQSDPAARARAHETARDLQALSQRLHAALVRAGLRGELGR from the coding sequence ATGAGCATCGGGGAGGTGCTGGCCCATCTGCGCACCGAGTTCCCCGACACGACGATCTCGAAGTTGCGGTTCCTGGAGGCGGAGGGGCTGGTCGATCCTCAGCGCACCGCCTCCGGGTACCGGAAGTACTCGTGGAACGACGTCGCGCGGTTGCGATTCGTGCTGACGGCACAGCGCGACCAGTATCTCCCCTTGCGGGTGATCCGCGAGCAGCTCGACCGCATGGAGGCCGAGGAGCCGGTGGCGCCCAGCCGCCCGGCCCTGGTCGCCGTGGGCGGTGAGAAGGCGGCCGATCCGTCCGACACCCGGGTCCCCCGGGAGGATGTGATGGAGCGCACGGGCGCCTCGGCCGAGCTGCTCGACGAGCTGGAGCGTATGGGTCTGGTCACGGCGCGTCCGCCGGGGTGGTACGACGGCGACGCCGTGATCATCGTGGAGGCCGTGGTGGGTCTGACGAAGTTCGGGCTGGAATTGCGGCATCTGCGGGGTTTCCGGGCCGCCTCGGATCGTGAGGTCGGCCTGTTCACGCAGCTCCTGGCGCCGCTGGTGCGGCAGAGCGACCCGGCCGCGCGGGCCCGGGCGCATGAGACGGCCCGCGATCTGCAGGCGCTGTCGCAGCGTCTGCACGCGGCTTTGGTGCGGGCGGGGTTGCGCGGCGAACTCGGTCGCTGA
- the odhI gene encoding oxoglutarate dehydrogenase inhibitor Odhl, which produces MTRPDDEFPPLDVTSTLNLGALDEVLEGPDTDVVPSRMSGSLPPGMALLVVRRGPNAGARFLLDHDVTTSGRHPDSDIFLDDVTVSRRHAEFHRDGGTFTVRDVGSLNGTYVNRERVEAATLSNGDEVQIGKFRLVFIAGPRPEGEGSQG; this is translated from the coding sequence ATGACGCGCCCAGACGACGAGTTCCCCCCACTCGACGTCACGTCCACGCTGAACCTCGGCGCCCTCGACGAGGTGCTCGAGGGTCCCGACACCGACGTGGTGCCGAGCCGCATGTCCGGTTCGCTCCCGCCCGGGATGGCGCTGCTGGTGGTGCGCCGGGGTCCCAACGCGGGTGCCCGGTTCCTGCTCGACCACGACGTGACGACCAGTGGACGTCACCCCGACAGTGACATCTTCCTCGACGACGTGACGGTGTCCCGCCGCCACGCCGAGTTCCACCGCGACGGCGGCACCTTCACGGTGCGCGACGTGGGCTCGCTGAACGGCACCTACGTCAACCGGGAGCGGGTCGAGGCGGCCACGCTCAGCAACGGTGACGAGGTCCAGATCGGCAAGTTCCGGCTGGTGTTCATCGCTGGGCCGCGGCCCGAGGGTGAGGGCAGCCAGGGGTGA
- the gcvH gene encoding glycine cleavage system protein GcvH, whose translation MIPEDLRYTAEHEWVAGDGSGPVRVGITHFAQDALGDIVFVQLPDEGTEVAAGDSLGEIESTKSVSEIYAPIAGTVVAKNASLTDEPELINAEPYAAGWLVEIAPADSGAIAQLLDAGAYKALTES comes from the coding sequence GTGATTCCTGAGGACCTGCGGTATACGGCTGAGCACGAGTGGGTGGCCGGCGACGGCAGCGGGCCCGTGCGGGTGGGTATCACCCACTTCGCTCAGGACGCTTTGGGCGACATCGTCTTCGTTCAGCTGCCCGATGAGGGCACCGAGGTGGCGGCGGGCGACTCGCTGGGTGAGATCGAGTCGACGAAGAGCGTTTCGGAGATCTACGCGCCGATCGCGGGCACCGTGGTGGCCAAGAACGCCTCGTTGACCGACGAGCCCGAACTGATCAACGCGGAGCCGTATGCGGCGGGGTGGCTGGTGGAAATCGCGCCGGCCGATTCCGGGGCGATTGCGCAGCTGCTCGACGCCGGCGCATACAAAGCTTTGACGGAGAGCTGA
- a CDS encoding DUF881 domain-containing protein, with translation MLSKRPSSAGALILVLLALFGFTLVVQLRSNDSDEGLASARQEDLVRILSDLEARDSRLQSEISALETSQRQLTSGVAGREAALTEAQKRADELGLLAGTLAGRGPGLRIVIDGVKASAILNTVQELRGAGGEVMQIAGAGGRPVRIVASSYFVDAEGGGILADGQGLSGPYVLTVIGQPSVMQTALQIPGGVVASVNSGGGSVTLEQRTLVEVTAVRDAKTLQYARPAS, from the coding sequence TTGCTCAGCAAACGGCCCAGCTCGGCCGGCGCGTTGATCCTGGTGTTGCTGGCGTTGTTCGGGTTCACGCTGGTGGTGCAGCTGCGGAGCAACGACAGCGACGAGGGCCTGGCCAGCGCGCGGCAGGAGGACCTGGTGCGCATCCTGAGCGACCTGGAGGCGCGCGACAGCCGCCTGCAGAGCGAGATCAGCGCGCTGGAGACCAGTCAGCGGCAGCTCACCTCGGGTGTGGCGGGCCGGGAGGCGGCGCTGACCGAGGCGCAGAAACGGGCCGACGAGCTGGGCCTGCTGGCGGGAACCCTGGCGGGGCGCGGGCCGGGCCTGCGGATCGTGATCGACGGGGTGAAGGCGAGCGCGATCCTCAACACGGTGCAGGAGCTGCGCGGCGCCGGTGGTGAGGTCATGCAGATCGCCGGGGCGGGTGGCCGGCCCGTACGGATCGTGGCGTCGAGCTATTTCGTCGACGCGGAGGGCGGCGGCATTCTGGCCGACGGTCAGGGCCTGTCCGGACCGTACGTGCTGACCGTGATCGGGCAGCCGTCGGTGATGCAGACCGCGTTGCAGATCCCGGGCGGGGTGGTGGCGTCGGTGAACAGCGGCGGCGGTAGCGTGACGTTGGAACAACGGACGTTGGTCGAAGTGACCGCCGTCCGGGACGCCAAGACATTGCAATACGCACGTCCGGCGTCCTGA
- a CDS encoding small basic family protein — protein sequence MIAVLALIAGVALGIVFDPTVPVALQPYLPIAVVAALDAVFGGVRAKLDRIFDDKQFVVSFISNVLVAALIVYLGDQLGVGTQLSTGVVVVLGVRIFGNVAAIRRHLFRA from the coding sequence ATGATCGCCGTACTCGCCCTGATCGCCGGTGTCGCTCTGGGCATCGTGTTCGACCCCACCGTGCCGGTGGCCCTGCAGCCCTATCTGCCGATCGCGGTGGTGGCGGCGCTGGACGCGGTGTTCGGCGGGGTGCGGGCCAAGCTCGACCGCATCTTCGACGACAAGCAGTTCGTCGTCTCGTTCATCTCGAACGTGCTGGTGGCAGCGCTGATCGTCTATCTCGGCGATCAGCTCGGCGTGGGCACGCAGCTCTCCACGGGGGTGGTGGTCGTGCTCGGTGTGCGTATCTTCGGCAATGTGGCGGCGATCCGCCGGCACCTGTTCCGGGCGTGA
- a CDS encoding DUF881 domain-containing protein, which yields MPDSGEQPPKRTFQPDFLTELFRNPLDPGYADAAARKQREGEPTGLRKQLSGSALVVTLVALGFLLVMAYKQTVADEPARTTARAELIQQVQNRRDATAELQDKADKLADEVSELREAELSGDEVRRLRDTEAATGLAAVRGPGAKITVGDGPTPIDPVTGERNTVARVKDSDLQLATNALWSLGAEAIAINGQRLTATSTIRQAGEAILVDLRPVTTPYEVVAIGPDDLAKDFKAGYAGRFFGQLASKYGMSFDSRPVDDVRLEAATELKLRVAQPSTPPPAPSAPMSEEPSRSTSEGGR from the coding sequence ATGCCGGACAGCGGCGAGCAGCCCCCGAAGCGGACGTTCCAGCCCGACTTCCTGACGGAGCTGTTCCGTAATCCTCTCGACCCCGGGTACGCCGACGCCGCCGCCCGTAAGCAGCGCGAGGGCGAACCCACCGGCCTGCGTAAACAGCTGTCCGGCAGCGCGCTCGTGGTGACCCTGGTCGCGCTCGGGTTCCTGCTGGTGATGGCGTACAAGCAGACGGTCGCCGACGAGCCGGCCCGGACGACTGCCCGCGCCGAGCTGATCCAGCAGGTGCAGAACCGGCGGGACGCCACCGCCGAGCTGCAGGACAAGGCCGACAAGCTGGCCGACGAGGTGTCCGAGCTGCGTGAGGCCGAGCTCAGCGGCGACGAGGTGCGCCGGTTGCGCGACACCGAGGCGGCGACCGGGCTGGCCGCCGTACGGGGGCCGGGTGCCAAGATCACGGTGGGCGACGGGCCGACGCCGATCGACCCGGTCACCGGCGAGCGCAACACCGTGGCCCGGGTCAAGGACTCCGACCTGCAGCTGGCCACGAACGCGTTGTGGTCGCTGGGGGCCGAGGCGATCGCGATCAACGGGCAGCGGCTGACCGCGACGTCGACGATCCGGCAGGCCGGCGAGGCGATCCTGGTCGACCTGCGGCCGGTCACCACCCCGTACGAGGTGGTCGCGATCGGCCCCGACGACCTCGCGAAGGATTTCAAGGCCGGGTACGCGGGACGGTTCTTCGGTCAGCTCGCGTCCAAGTACGGCATGTCGTTCGACTCGCGTCCCGTCGACGACGTGCGGCTCGAGGCGGCGACCGAGCTGAAGCTGCGGGTGGCCCAGCCGTCCACGCCGCCGCCTGCGCCCTCGGCCCCGATGTCTGAAGAACCGTCCCGCTCCACCTCGGAAGGCGGCCGATGA
- a CDS encoding CDP-alcohol phosphatidyltransferase family protein: MSQQPAPSVVAPSNRIWTIPNVISFIRLLGVPLFLYLLLGPQNDVAAVIVLAVGGTTDWVDGFVARRMNSVSRLGELLDPFADRLYILATLIGFTVRGVVPYWLTGALLLRELVLGVALLVLRRHGYGPPPVHYVGKTGTFVLLAAFPVLLLAKAVPSIDWWAGPVGWGLAWWALGLYWAAGVLYLAQTAQLLRAARTAP, translated from the coding sequence ATGTCGCAGCAGCCTGCGCCGTCCGTCGTTGCCCCGTCCAACCGGATCTGGACGATTCCCAACGTCATCAGCTTCATTCGCCTGCTCGGCGTGCCGCTCTTCCTCTATCTCCTCCTCGGCCCGCAGAACGACGTGGCCGCCGTGATCGTGCTGGCCGTCGGCGGCACCACCGACTGGGTCGACGGCTTCGTGGCCCGGCGGATGAACTCGGTGAGCCGCCTCGGCGAGCTGCTCGACCCGTTCGCCGACCGGCTCTACATCCTGGCCACGCTGATCGGCTTCACCGTGCGCGGGGTCGTGCCGTACTGGCTGACCGGCGCCTTGTTGCTGCGTGAGCTGGTGCTCGGCGTCGCCTTGCTGGTCCTGCGCCGCCACGGCTACGGCCCGCCGCCGGTGCACTACGTGGGCAAGACCGGCACGTTCGTGCTGCTGGCCGCGTTCCCGGTGCTGCTGCTGGCCAAGGCCGTGCCGTCGATCGACTGGTGGGCGGGCCCGGTCGGCTGGGGTCTGGCGTGGTGGGCGCTCGGGCTCTACTGGGCCGCCGGTGTCCTCTATCTGGCGCAGACCGCGCAGCTGTTGCGCGCAGCCCGGACGGCCCCGTGA
- a CDS encoding SDR family oxidoreductase: MADKPLTGKVALVAGATRGAGRQIAVQLGAAGATVYATGRSTRGKRSEMDRPETIEETAELVTAAGGTGIAVAADHLVGEQVGALVQRIDDEQGRLDVLVNDVWGGDPLVTWHKPVWEQSLDNGFRLLRLAIDTHITSAHFAMPLLIREPGGLVIEVGDGTTAYNQDNYRLSVFYDLAKVSVNRLAYAWSRELAPHGGTAVAVTPGWLRSEMMLEHFGVTEDNWLDATAKEPHFAISESPAYVGRAVAALAADPDRARWNGRSTSSGELAQVYGFTDLDGSRPDAWRYLVEVQDPGKPADVTGYR; the protein is encoded by the coding sequence ATGGCAGACAAACCACTGACAGGCAAGGTTGCCCTCGTGGCGGGGGCCACGCGCGGCGCCGGGCGGCAGATCGCGGTGCAGCTCGGGGCGGCCGGCGCGACCGTTTACGCGACCGGGCGGAGCACGCGCGGCAAACGGTCGGAGATGGACCGGCCCGAGACGATCGAGGAGACGGCCGAGCTGGTCACCGCGGCCGGCGGCACGGGTATCGCGGTCGCCGCCGACCACCTCGTCGGAGAGCAGGTCGGGGCGCTCGTACAGCGGATCGACGACGAGCAGGGCCGGCTCGACGTGCTGGTCAACGACGTGTGGGGCGGAGACCCCCTGGTCACCTGGCACAAACCGGTGTGGGAGCAGTCGCTCGACAACGGGTTCCGGCTGCTGCGGCTGGCGATCGACACCCACATAACCTCCGCGCACTTCGCGATGCCGCTGCTCATCCGCGAGCCGGGCGGCCTGGTGATCGAGGTGGGTGACGGCACCACCGCCTACAACCAGGACAACTACCGGCTGTCGGTCTTCTACGACCTGGCCAAGGTGTCGGTCAACCGGCTCGCGTACGCCTGGTCGCGGGAACTTGCCCCGCACGGCGGCACGGCGGTGGCCGTCACCCCGGGCTGGTTGCGCTCCGAGATGATGCTCGAGCACTTCGGCGTGACCGAGGACAACTGGCTCGACGCGACGGCCAAGGAACCCCATTTCGCCATCTCGGAGTCGCCCGCGTACGTGGGCCGGGCCGTGGCCGCCCTGGCCGCCGACCCCGACCGGGCGCGCTGGAACGGCAGGTCGACCTCCAGCGGCGAGCTGGCGCAGGTGTACGGGTTCACCGACCTCGACGGCAGCCGCCCCGACGCGTGGCGTTATCTGGTCGAGGTGCAGGACCCGGGCAAACCCGCCGACGTGACCGGCTACCGCTGA
- a CDS encoding helix-turn-helix transcriptional regulator, with translation MRAARLINLVLLLQARGSMTAAELAAELEVSERTVYRDVVALSAAGVPVYAEQGRVGGYRLVDGYRTRLTGLSRAEAEALFLAGLPGPAREMGMTEAAQAARLKILAALPAGLQEASERAGQRFHLDAPGWFQDPETPPVLAELAQAVWHDQELTMGYRRHDVVTRTVSPYGLVLKNGVWYLVGKVGADLRTYRVDRITEVTPTGRLFGRDAAFALPEFWAERAVEFVRQMLREVITIRLSPDGVRVLRFVAETVALDEAVKQAEQPDPDGWVRTRLRVESLDVAYSYMLRLGPHVEVLEPASLRARMAEAAARTAELYR, from the coding sequence GTGCGGGCGGCTCGGCTGATCAACCTGGTGCTGTTGTTGCAGGCGCGGGGGAGCATGACCGCGGCTGAGCTGGCGGCCGAGCTCGAGGTGTCGGAGCGGACCGTCTATCGCGATGTGGTGGCGCTGTCGGCGGCGGGCGTGCCGGTCTACGCCGAGCAGGGACGGGTCGGTGGGTATCGGCTCGTCGACGGGTATCGGACGCGGCTGACCGGCTTGTCGCGGGCCGAGGCCGAGGCGTTGTTCCTCGCCGGGCTGCCGGGGCCGGCCCGCGAGATGGGGATGACCGAGGCGGCGCAGGCGGCCCGGCTCAAGATCCTGGCGGCGCTGCCGGCGGGACTGCAGGAGGCCTCGGAGCGGGCGGGGCAGCGGTTTCATCTCGACGCGCCGGGATGGTTCCAGGATCCGGAGACGCCGCCGGTGCTGGCCGAGCTGGCCCAGGCCGTGTGGCACGACCAGGAACTGACGATGGGCTACCGGCGGCACGACGTGGTGACGCGCACGGTCTCCCCGTACGGGCTCGTCCTCAAGAACGGGGTTTGGTATCTGGTCGGCAAGGTGGGGGCGGACCTGCGCACCTACCGCGTCGACCGGATCACCGAGGTCACCCCGACCGGGCGGCTGTTCGGGCGGGACGCGGCGTTCGCGCTGCCGGAGTTCTGGGCGGAGCGCGCCGTGGAGTTCGTGCGGCAGATGCTGCGCGAGGTCATCACGATCCGGCTCAGCCCCGACGGTGTACGGGTGCTGCGGTTCGTCGCCGAGACCGTCGCGCTGGACGAGGCCGTGAAGCAGGCGGAGCAGCCGGACCCGGACGGGTGGGTCCGGACCCGGCTGCGGGTGGAGTCACTCGACGTCGCCTACTCGTACATGCTGCGGCTCGGCCCGCATGTGGAGGTGCTCGAGCCGGCCTCGCTGCGTGCCCGGATGGCCGAGGCCGCCGCCAGAACGGCCGAGCTGTACCGATAG